In Desulfovibrio sp. X2, a single window of DNA contains:
- a CDS encoding SurA N-terminal domain-containing protein codes for MRKTRTKLLILLSCLIFGALPGCSRDLEEPGVVARVNGAPITLSQLEFVTDLMHIDEQPDANPTLEQLKKEHGKALADLIVQQLIYQDLEKRGLEVTKQEMQKAEDQVRADYPDGAFEEMLVEEYIDLAAWREQLHARLAMEKFNEQVLRPKISIDYQEAEQYYKDNVNDFYLPPRISMVLIAGPGRELVEKATEAYQHGEEPEAIVARLSTVTVRRIKLREDRMPSAWREALKGLGKDGVSPAWTDKMGVSRIILLERIPSKLLDASQAYPLVEKILVEKKMSKAFDHWLSERLAKADIRVNAQLLRDEEEKANQEQQDKVAETEKILLESPQAPGAGAAEGTSAGSGDEAAGEQNVPGAQDSADQAKAAAPSKGARHAAKDSGAAAEQKLTPELSPQDIAPPEVMEQERHRSAPSGEEEVPAPAPSKRSKRGKAKQGHPADSGE; via the coding sequence ATGCGAAAAACGCGAACCAAGCTTCTCATTCTGCTGTCCTGCCTGATTTTCGGAGCGCTCCCCGGCTGCTCCCGCGACCTCGAGGAACCCGGCGTGGTGGCCCGCGTGAACGGCGCGCCCATCACCCTGTCCCAGCTCGAGTTCGTGACCGACCTGATGCACATCGACGAGCAGCCGGACGCCAACCCGACCCTCGAGCAACTCAAGAAGGAGCACGGCAAGGCCCTGGCGGACCTCATCGTGCAGCAGCTTATCTACCAGGATCTCGAAAAGCGGGGACTCGAGGTCACCAAGCAGGAGATGCAGAAGGCCGAGGACCAGGTCCGGGCCGACTACCCGGACGGCGCCTTCGAGGAGATGCTGGTCGAGGAGTACATCGACCTCGCCGCGTGGCGCGAGCAGCTTCATGCCCGCCTGGCAATGGAGAAGTTCAACGAGCAGGTGCTCAGGCCGAAGATCTCGATCGACTATCAGGAAGCCGAGCAATATTATAAAGATAACGTCAACGATTTCTATCTGCCGCCGCGCATCTCCATGGTCTTGATCGCGGGTCCCGGCCGCGAGCTCGTGGAGAAGGCCACCGAGGCCTACCAGCACGGTGAGGAGCCCGAGGCCATCGTCGCCCGGCTGAGCACCGTGACCGTGCGGCGCATCAAGTTGCGCGAGGACCGCATGCCGTCCGCCTGGCGCGAGGCCCTTAAGGGGCTCGGCAAGGACGGGGTCAGCCCCGCATGGACGGACAAGATGGGCGTCTCGCGCATCATCTTGCTGGAGCGGATTCCGAGCAAGCTTCTGGATGCCTCCCAGGCCTACCCGCTGGTGGAGAAGATCCTCGTGGAAAAGAAGATGAGCAAGGCCTTCGACCACTGGCTCTCCGAGCGCCTGGCCAAGGCCGACATCCGCGTCAATGCGCAGCTTCTGCGCGACGAGGAGGAGAAGGCCAACCAGGAGCAGCAGGACAAGGTGGCTGAAACCGAGAAGATCCTCCTGGAATCGCCGCAGGCCCCCGGGGCAGGCGCGGCAGAAGGAACGAGCGCAGGATCGGGTGACGAAGCGGCCGGGGAGCAGAACGTCCCCGGCGCCCAGGACTCGGCCGATCAGGCCAAGGCCGCGGCCCCGTCAAAGGGAGCCAGGCATGCCGCCAAGGATTCGGGGGCGGCCGCGGAACAGAAGCTGACGCCCGAACTCTCGCCCCAGGACATCGCGCCTCCGGAGGTCATGGAGCAGGAACGGCACAGGTCGGCCCCTTCGGGCGAGGAGGAAGTCCCGGCCCCGGCGCCCTCCAAGCGGAGCAAGCGGGGCAAGGCGAAACAGGGACATCCTGCGGATTCGGGGGAATGA
- the mfd gene encoding transcription-repair coupling factor, giving the protein MQFPDKLRDFLAGRSDSLRIFKSGHATQALTAAALLRQGTSVVWVLPGEREARAARALLGLFLGEGERGASKVVFLPEYRPGVPEPREWAARWAALSRLTSRSGALAAVLSADNLLPMWPPPELAAQAELILTRHEEILSELVLEQLVLWGYRRVGMVTAPGEMSMRGDILDVFVPGFEHPARLEFFGDTLDEIRLFNAQTQRSVTDLPALTLVPAAPALLVPEIKEQGEAKLGRLKTTGQINAEALDRFTRSLEEADGFLWPGLYYQNPARLSDYLPPDAVYLLSGGATLREKMEETVWGWQEFCQKQREDKGILVRDDLLLWPEEDARRTWTSKRHLVFEELVLGVSKEGLELPERQIEAFSDLFWKPDDQKRPWTALVANLREWESQEGQTLLSFQSPRSRSRFLKLAEQEGISPRQDYAPDRRGVYALVSPLSKGMELSWAGVRILSEDVLQPGEAPTRVARSKDWKGLASYDEISQGDLLVHRDYGLSRFAGLTRLAHGEVANDYMLLLFDGEDKLYLPVDRMGMVQRYKGPEGAAPSLDSLRGARWRAAKERARKAVEKIAQELVEMYAYRRIAKGYAYSPTSELYREFEAGFSFEETPDQARAIQEVLADMERSEPMDRLVCGDVGFGKTEVALRAAFRAVADGKQVALLCPTTVLAEQHYHTFKTRMANFPVSVAMLSRFVPKAEQKTIIAAAARGAVDVLVGTHRMLSQDVHLPRLGLLVLDEEQRFGVRHKERLKELKRTIDCLTLTATPIPRTLQLSLSGIRSLSVIETPPADRKPVETALVERDDGMLRRILERELARGGQVFWVHNRVRTLDGVTAYVRSLVPEAKVGMAHGQMTAQELENAMHAFWHGETDVLVCTAIVESGLDFPNANTLIVDQAHMFGLGQLYQLRGRVGRSERQAYAYFVVPSMEAVPEDARKRLRVILDMDYLGAGFRVAMEDLRLRGAGNILGEAQSGQIAKVGLDLFLEMLEEEVRRLRGEGTSSRPETEMNFVIAAHIPESYIPDAQERLNWYKAFAAARSETEAQDLALEIKDRFGKWPVPLANFLSALELKRELVRLGASRADLYPGRVVVQWKGEDAAPETGDIVAWLQSRREWAKLLPPGKLEARLPEDRDTAQGLAWLRDELKLLAPSGAERPAP; this is encoded by the coding sequence TTGCAGTTTCCCGACAAGCTTCGCGATTTTCTGGCCGGACGCAGCGACAGCCTGCGCATCTTCAAGAGCGGCCACGCCACCCAGGCCCTGACCGCGGCCGCCCTGCTGCGCCAAGGTACGAGCGTGGTCTGGGTGCTGCCCGGCGAACGCGAGGCCCGGGCCGCGCGTGCCCTGCTGGGCCTGTTTCTGGGCGAAGGGGAGCGCGGCGCATCCAAGGTCGTCTTCCTTCCGGAATACCGGCCGGGCGTGCCCGAGCCCCGCGAATGGGCGGCACGCTGGGCCGCGCTCTCCCGGCTGACCTCGCGCAGCGGCGCCCTGGCCGCGGTCCTCTCCGCGGACAACCTCCTGCCCATGTGGCCGCCTCCGGAGCTTGCGGCCCAGGCCGAGCTGATCCTCACCCGCCACGAAGAGATCCTCTCCGAGCTTGTGCTCGAACAGCTCGTGCTCTGGGGCTACCGCCGCGTAGGCATGGTCACGGCGCCGGGCGAGATGTCCATGCGCGGCGACATCCTGGACGTCTTCGTACCCGGTTTCGAGCATCCCGCGCGCCTGGAATTCTTCGGCGACACCCTGGACGAGATCAGGCTCTTCAACGCCCAGACGCAGCGCTCCGTGACCGACCTGCCCGCACTGACCCTCGTCCCCGCGGCGCCTGCGCTGCTCGTGCCGGAGATCAAGGAGCAGGGCGAGGCCAAGCTCGGCAGGCTCAAGACCACGGGGCAGATCAACGCCGAGGCCCTGGACCGCTTCACCCGCTCGCTCGAGGAGGCCGACGGCTTCCTCTGGCCCGGACTCTATTACCAGAATCCGGCACGCCTCTCGGACTATCTCCCCCCCGACGCCGTGTACCTGCTCTCCGGCGGGGCCACGCTGCGCGAGAAGATGGAGGAGACGGTCTGGGGCTGGCAGGAGTTCTGCCAGAAGCAGCGCGAGGACAAGGGCATCCTCGTGCGCGACGATCTCCTGCTCTGGCCCGAGGAGGACGCGCGCAGAACCTGGACGAGCAAGCGGCACCTGGTCTTCGAGGAGCTTGTGCTCGGGGTGTCCAAGGAGGGGCTCGAGCTTCCCGAGCGCCAGATCGAGGCCTTCTCCGACCTCTTCTGGAAGCCGGACGACCAGAAGCGCCCCTGGACCGCCCTGGTGGCGAACCTCCGCGAGTGGGAATCCCAGGAAGGGCAGACGCTGCTCAGCTTCCAGAGTCCGCGTTCGCGCAGCCGCTTCCTCAAGCTGGCCGAGCAGGAAGGCATTTCCCCGCGCCAGGACTACGCGCCGGACAGGCGCGGCGTGTACGCCCTCGTCTCTCCGCTTTCCAAGGGCATGGAGCTTTCCTGGGCCGGAGTGCGCATCCTTTCCGAGGACGTGCTGCAGCCGGGCGAGGCCCCGACCCGCGTGGCGCGCAGCAAGGACTGGAAGGGGCTCGCCTCCTACGACGAAATATCCCAGGGCGACCTGCTGGTGCACCGCGACTACGGCCTCTCCCGCTTCGCCGGGCTGACCAGGCTTGCGCACGGCGAGGTGGCCAACGACTATATGCTTCTGCTCTTCGACGGCGAGGACAAGCTCTATCTGCCCGTGGACCGCATGGGCATGGTCCAGCGCTACAAGGGGCCGGAAGGTGCCGCGCCGTCGCTCGACTCCCTGCGCGGGGCACGCTGGCGCGCGGCCAAGGAGCGGGCCCGCAAGGCGGTGGAGAAGATCGCCCAGGAGCTCGTGGAGATGTACGCCTACCGGCGTATCGCCAAGGGCTACGCCTATTCTCCGACTTCCGAGCTCTACCGCGAGTTCGAGGCGGGCTTCAGCTTCGAGGAGACGCCCGACCAGGCCAGGGCCATCCAGGAGGTGCTGGCGGACATGGAGCGCTCCGAGCCCATGGACCGCCTGGTCTGCGGCGACGTGGGATTCGGCAAGACCGAGGTCGCGTTGCGCGCTGCCTTCCGCGCCGTGGCCGACGGCAAGCAGGTGGCGCTCCTGTGCCCGACCACGGTCCTGGCGGAGCAGCACTACCATACCTTCAAGACGCGCATGGCCAACTTCCCGGTCAGCGTGGCCATGCTCTCGCGCTTCGTGCCCAAGGCGGAGCAGAAGACGATCATCGCCGCGGCCGCGCGCGGGGCCGTGGACGTGCTCGTGGGCACCCACCGCATGCTTTCCCAGGACGTGCACCTGCCGCGCCTGGGCCTCCTGGTGCTCGACGAGGAGCAGCGATTCGGCGTGCGGCACAAGGAGCGGCTGAAGGAACTCAAGCGCACCATCGACTGCCTGACGCTCACGGCCACGCCCATCCCGCGCACGCTGCAGCTCTCGCTGTCCGGCATCCGCTCGCTCTCGGTCATCGAGACGCCGCCCGCGGACCGGAAACCCGTGGAGACGGCCCTGGTGGAGCGCGACGACGGCATGCTGCGCCGCATCCTCGAACGCGAGCTCGCGCGCGGCGGGCAGGTCTTCTGGGTGCACAACCGGGTGCGCACGCTCGACGGCGTGACGGCCTACGTGAGGAGCCTGGTGCCCGAGGCCAAGGTGGGCATGGCCCACGGCCAGATGACGGCCCAGGAGCTCGAGAACGCCATGCACGCCTTCTGGCACGGCGAGACGGACGTGCTGGTCTGCACGGCCATCGTCGAGTCGGGCCTCGATTTCCCCAACGCCAACACCCTGATCGTGGACCAGGCGCACATGTTCGGCCTGGGCCAGCTCTACCAGCTGCGGGGCAGGGTGGGGCGCTCGGAGCGCCAGGCCTACGCCTATTTCGTGGTCCCGAGCATGGAGGCCGTGCCCGAGGACGCGCGCAAGAGGCTGCGCGTGATCCTGGACATGGACTACCTGGGCGCGGGCTTCCGCGTGGCCATGGAGGACCTGAGGCTGCGCGGCGCGGGCAACATCCTGGGCGAGGCCCAGTCCGGGCAGATCGCCAAGGTGGGGCTGGACCTGTTCCTCGAGATGCTCGAGGAGGAGGTGCGCCGTCTGCGTGGCGAAGGCACGTCATCGCGCCCCGAGACCGAGATGAACTTCGTCATCGCGGCCCACATCCCGGAGAGCTACATCCCGGACGCTCAGGAGCGCCTCAACTGGTACAAGGCCTTTGCCGCGGCACGGAGCGAGACCGAAGCGCAGGACCTCGCGCTCGAGATCAAGGACCGCTTCGGCAAGTGGCCCGTGCCCCTGGCCAACTTCCTCTCGGCCCTGGAACTCAAGCGCGAGCTGGTCCGGCTGGGCGCGAGCCGCGCGGATCTCTATCCGGGCCGCGTGGTGGTGCAGTGGAAGGGCGAGGATGCGGCCCCGGAAACCGGGGATATCGTGGCCTGGTTGCAAAGCCGACGCGAATGGGCCAAACTTCTTCCTCCCGGAAAGCTCGAGGCGCGCCTGCCCGAGGATCGGGACACGGCCCAGGGTCTCGCCTGGCTCAGGGACGAACTCAAACTGCTTGCACCTTCCGGCGCGGAGCGTCCGGCCCCCTGA
- a CDS encoding holo-[acyl-carrier-protein] synthase, which yields MIVGLGIDVVELARIAKGIERFGERFLTKLLTSGERAAMSGRHPIPFLAARFAAKEAASKALGTGFSQGVTLHLLEVVGGERGKPEMVFHGAARERADELGVSRIHVSLTHGRDTAAAVVVLER from the coding sequence ATGATCGTCGGCCTGGGAATCGACGTGGTGGAGCTCGCTCGCATCGCAAAAGGCATCGAGCGCTTCGGCGAACGCTTCCTGACTAAGCTCCTCACGTCCGGCGAACGCGCCGCCATGTCGGGAAGACACCCGATCCCCTTCCTGGCCGCACGCTTCGCGGCCAAGGAGGCGGCCTCAAAGGCCCTGGGCACGGGGTTCTCGCAGGGCGTGACCCTGCACCTCCTGGAGGTCGTGGGCGGCGAGCGCGGCAAGCCGGAGATGGTCTTTCACGGTGCGGCCCGCGAGCGCGCGGACGAGCTCGGCGTGAGCCGCATCCACGTCAGCCTGACGCACGGCCGGGACACGGCCGCCGCAGTGGTCGTCCTGGAGCGATGA
- a CDS encoding UDP-glucose/GDP-mannose dehydrogenase family protein, producing the protein MNVCIVGTGYVGLVSAACLAEMGNDVVCVDVNPSVVEMLSQGHIHIFEPGLEDLVARNARDGRLRFTTDLEEGVRDALCVFLTVGTPSKPDGSCDLCYVHQVAAQIGQVMNGYKIIVDKSTVPVGTADQVREIVAAELAQRGLDIEFDVVSNPEFLKEGDAVNDFMKPDRVIVGTDSEKAARHLEALYAPYARSRDKLIMMGVKSAEMTKYAANCLLATKISFINEVANICELVGADVREVRMGIGSDHRIGYHFIYPGVGYGGSCFPKDVRALINTAKEHGYSPRLIESVDLVNSRQKLMLSNKVKNYFADQGGVKGKTLAMWGLAFKANTDDMRDAPSIDIIRDLTAEGMRIRAFDPVAGERAREIFKDNPLVEVCEQQYDALDKADALAVVTEWNQFRNPNVTRIKRLLRAPIVFDGRNLYAPSFMASEGFAYFSIGRRPTRPE; encoded by the coding sequence ATGAACGTTTGCATCGTCGGCACCGGTTACGTAGGGCTCGTCAGCGCCGCCTGTCTCGCCGAGATGGGCAACGACGTCGTCTGCGTCGACGTGAATCCCTCCGTCGTGGAGATGCTGAGCCAGGGGCACATCCACATCTTCGAGCCCGGACTCGAGGATCTCGTCGCCCGCAACGCGCGCGACGGCCGCCTGCGTTTCACGACCGATCTGGAAGAGGGCGTTCGCGACGCCCTGTGCGTGTTCCTCACCGTGGGCACGCCGTCCAAGCCGGACGGCTCCTGCGATCTGTGCTACGTCCATCAGGTGGCCGCCCAGATCGGGCAGGTCATGAACGGCTACAAGATCATCGTGGACAAATCCACGGTGCCCGTGGGCACCGCCGATCAGGTCCGCGAGATCGTCGCGGCCGAGCTCGCCCAGCGCGGCCTCGACATCGAGTTCGACGTGGTCTCCAACCCCGAGTTCCTGAAGGAAGGAGACGCGGTCAACGACTTCATGAAGCCCGACCGCGTCATCGTGGGCACGGATTCCGAGAAGGCCGCGCGCCATCTCGAGGCCCTCTACGCCCCCTACGCGCGCAGCCGCGACAAGCTGATCATGATGGGCGTGAAGAGCGCCGAGATGACCAAGTACGCGGCCAACTGCCTGCTCGCCACCAAGATCTCGTTCATCAACGAGGTGGCCAACATCTGCGAGCTGGTCGGCGCGGACGTGCGCGAGGTGCGCATGGGCATCGGCTCGGACCACCGCATCGGCTACCACTTCATCTACCCCGGCGTGGGCTACGGCGGCTCCTGCTTCCCCAAGGACGTCAGGGCGTTGATCAACACGGCCAAGGAGCACGGCTACTCGCCGCGCCTCATCGAGTCCGTGGACCTGGTCAACTCGCGCCAGAAGCTCATGCTCTCGAACAAGGTCAAGAACTACTTCGCCGACCAGGGCGGAGTGAAGGGCAAGACGCTGGCCATGTGGGGCCTGGCCTTCAAGGCCAACACCGACGACATGCGCGACGCGCCGTCCATCGACATCATCCGCGACCTCACGGCCGAGGGGATGCGCATCCGGGCCTTCGACCCCGTGGCGGGCGAGAGGGCGCGCGAGATATTCAAGGACAACCCGCTGGTCGAGGTCTGCGAACAGCAGTACGACGCCCTGGACAAGGCGGATGCCCTGGCCGTGGTCACGGAGTGGAACCAGTTCCGCAACCCGAACGTGACGCGGATCAAGCGGCTTCTGCGCGCCCCCATCGTCTTCGACGGGCGCAATCTCTACGCCCCGTCGTTCATGGCTTCGGAAGGCTTCGCTTACTTCAGCATCGGTCGCAGGCCGACCAGGCCCGAGTAG
- a CDS encoding helix-turn-helix domain-containing protein, translating to MELQELGEMLRQRREALGLSLDEVVERTKISRRNLQSIEEGRQDEMPHPVYSKGFIRNYARVLEVDLDEVNAALIEIFPEEEDENEATAQEVQRDLRLHSGGSGKGGGLLKAFLLLLLLAAVAAAVVWFLPGRKAKTTTPEAPKPGVTAPAPSSSSAQPPVQAVPAPAAPAQSPENAPEAAPKAEPAPGGQAKPEASAPAGQTSSAAPAATAVPSAETAQTVPVKQAPAVETAEKPEPQKKEVAQAATSEKKPEAKGKPGTVQVTAREACWLEAVAENGEAQEFFLRPGEKLTVDYTSSLILRIGNAGGISVTNNGKPVRFEAKSGEVKTLTFP from the coding sequence ATGGAACTACAGGAACTTGGCGAGATGTTGCGGCAGCGACGGGAGGCCCTCGGCCTTTCGCTCGACGAAGTCGTCGAACGGACCAAGATCAGTCGCCGCAATCTCCAATCCATCGAAGAAGGGCGGCAGGACGAAATGCCGCACCCTGTCTACAGCAAGGGATTCATCCGCAACTATGCGCGGGTGCTCGAGGTAGACCTGGACGAGGTCAACGCGGCCCTGATCGAGATCTTCCCCGAGGAAGAGGACGAGAACGAGGCCACGGCCCAGGAGGTGCAGCGCGACCTGCGCCTGCATTCCGGCGGCTCCGGCAAGGGCGGGGGGCTTCTCAAGGCCTTTCTGCTTCTCCTCCTGCTCGCGGCCGTGGCGGCTGCCGTGGTCTGGTTCCTGCCGGGCCGAAAGGCCAAGACCACGACGCCCGAGGCGCCCAAGCCCGGCGTGACCGCGCCCGCGCCTTCTTCGAGCTCTGCCCAGCCGCCCGTGCAGGCCGTACCTGCCCCGGCTGCGCCCGCGCAGAGCCCGGAGAACGCCCCGGAAGCAGCGCCCAAGGCCGAACCAGCTCCGGGAGGACAGGCCAAGCCCGAGGCGTCTGCACCGGCCGGTCAGACCTCGTCCGCGGCGCCTGCGGCAACGGCCGTCCCCTCTGCCGAAACCGCGCAGACCGTCCCAGTCAAGCAGGCTCCTGCGGTCGAGACGGCCGAGAAGCCGGAGCCCCAGAAGAAGGAGGTCGCGCAGGCCGCGACCTCCGAAAAGAAGCCCGAGGCCAAGGGCAAGCCCGGCACGGTCCAGGTCACGGCGCGCGAGGCCTGCTGGCTCGAGGCCGTGGCCGAGAACGGCGAGGCGCAGGAATTCTTCCTGCGCCCCGGCGAGAAGCTGACCGTCGACTACACCTCTTCGCTCATCCTGCGCATCGGCAACGCCGGCGGCATCTCGGTGACGAACAACGGCAAGCCCGTGCGTTTCGAAGCCAAGTCCGGCGAAGTCAAGACCCTCACCTTTCCCTAG
- a CDS encoding chemotaxis protein CheW, which translates to MNDMHKRQDAELLQLVTFSIGDEEFGVDILKVQEIIRTMEITKVPKAPEFVEGVINLRGKVIPIIDLRKRFGMETRAHDKNTRIIVIEINNMIVGFVVDSVSEVLRISADTVEPPPPVVAGVESEYIKGVGKLADRLLIMLDLDRLLSREEKDVLSQV; encoded by the coding sequence ATGAACGACATGCACAAGAGGCAGGACGCCGAGTTGCTCCAACTCGTCACCTTCAGCATCGGTGACGAGGAATTCGGTGTGGATATCCTGAAAGTCCAGGAAATCATCCGCACCATGGAGATCACCAAGGTGCCCAAGGCGCCCGAGTTCGTCGAAGGCGTCATCAACCTGCGCGGCAAGGTCATTCCGATCATCGACCTGCGCAAGCGCTTCGGCATGGAGACGCGCGCGCACGACAAGAACACGCGCATCATCGTCATCGAGATCAACAACATGATCGTCGGCTTCGTGGTCGACTCCGTGTCCGAGGTCCTGCGGATTTCCGCGGACACGGTGGAGCCGCCTCCGCCGGTCGTCGCGGGCGTCGAGTCCGAGTACATCAAGGGCGTGGGCAAGCTGGCCGATCGCCTGCTGATCATGCTCGACCTCGACCGTCTGCTGTCCCGCGAGGAGAAGGACGTCCTCTCCCAGGTCTAG
- a CDS encoding SurA N-terminal domain-containing protein — protein sequence MVRNIPHQRRCGRLAACLLCLLLAGLLLASAAAAQVTDRIVAVVNGEIITLYDLNKRFAPLMRQDKDKAPDLTDTERLQTMKRQMLDRMVDDILLYQEAKRLHAEASDADVESRLKAILQNNKMTPEKFQEELAKQGLTRTDYVKLLKQEISINNLLGYMVRDKVVVSDDEIEAYYRAHAQDYGSDRRVALHLIILPANMDPQKLRSKIEDKDLTFEEAAQKYSQGPGADSGGDMGTLGWDQLAPAWRKVLASLKPGDVSQPFEISGQQALLKLVADTAGSSKPLPEVASKIREFLAKPKYEQIYNDYVAKLRSKALIEMKY from the coding sequence TTGGTACGGAACATCCCTCATCAACGGCGTTGCGGACGTCTTGCGGCCTGCCTGCTCTGCCTGCTGCTCGCCGGCCTCCTTCTCGCTTCCGCCGCGGCCGCCCAGGTCACGGACAGGATCGTCGCAGTGGTCAACGGGGAGATCATCACCCTCTACGACCTGAACAAGCGATTCGCTCCGCTCATGCGCCAGGACAAGGACAAGGCTCCCGACCTGACGGACACCGAGCGGTTGCAGACCATGAAGCGCCAGATGCTCGACCGCATGGTGGATGACATCCTTCTCTACCAGGAAGCCAAGCGGCTGCACGCCGAGGCCAGCGACGCCGACGTCGAGTCCAGGCTCAAGGCCATTCTGCAGAACAACAAGATGACCCCGGAGAAATTCCAGGAGGAGCTTGCCAAGCAGGGGCTGACGCGCACCGACTACGTCAAGCTGCTCAAGCAGGAAATCTCCATCAACAACCTCCTCGGCTACATGGTCCGGGACAAGGTCGTGGTCAGCGACGACGAGATCGAGGCCTACTACCGGGCGCACGCCCAGGATTACGGAAGCGACCGTCGCGTTGCGCTGCACCTGATCATTCTCCCGGCGAACATGGATCCCCAGAAGCTGCGCTCGAAGATCGAGGACAAGGACCTGACCTTCGAGGAGGCGGCCCAGAAGTATTCCCAGGGGCCCGGCGCGGACAGCGGAGGGGACATGGGGACGCTCGGCTGGGACCAGCTCGCCCCTGCGTGGCGCAAGGTGCTGGCGTCGCTCAAGCCCGGTGACGTCAGCCAGCCCTTCGAGATTTCCGGTCAGCAGGCCCTGCTCAAGCTGGTCGCCGACACGGCAGGCAGCAGCAAGCCGCTGCCCGAGGTGGCGAGCAAGATCAGGGAGTTCCTGGCCAAGCCCAAGTACGAGCAGATTTACAACGACTATGTTGCCAAGCTGAGAAGCAAGGCGCTCATCGAGATGAAGTATTAG
- a CDS encoding pyridoxine 5'-phosphate synthase produces MPLLAVNVDHVATLRQQRLGIEPEPVTAALMAELAGARGIIVHLREDRRHIQDRDVTTLRACLQTHLNLEMAATPEMQKIALSVRPNSVCLVPEKRQELTTEGGLAVAGREDEIRRFLKPIWAEGITSSLFIDADPAQVQAAADIGTQFVEIHTGHYADAGDNTARDLEFARIAGAIGLARKLGLKVNLGHGLNYVNILAFKDVTGISEYSIGHSIISRAVLTGLSEAVSRMVSIVEGFTE; encoded by the coding sequence ATGCCCCTTTTGGCCGTCAACGTGGACCATGTGGCAACGCTCCGCCAGCAACGCCTCGGCATCGAACCGGAACCCGTCACCGCGGCCCTCATGGCCGAGCTCGCAGGCGCCCGCGGCATCATCGTACACCTTCGAGAGGATCGCCGCCACATCCAGGACCGCGACGTGACGACGCTGCGCGCCTGTCTGCAGACCCACCTGAACCTCGAGATGGCCGCCACGCCCGAGATGCAGAAGATCGCCCTCTCGGTGCGCCCCAACTCGGTCTGCCTGGTGCCCGAGAAGCGCCAGGAGCTGACCACGGAGGGCGGGCTGGCAGTGGCCGGGCGCGAGGACGAGATCAGGAGGTTCCTCAAGCCCATCTGGGCCGAAGGGATCACCTCGAGCCTGTTCATCGACGCCGACCCGGCCCAGGTGCAGGCCGCCGCGGACATCGGCACGCAGTTCGTGGAGATCCACACGGGCCACTACGCCGACGCCGGGGACAACACCGCCCGCGACCTCGAGTTCGCCAGGATCGCCGGAGCCATCGGCCTGGCGCGCAAGCTCGGCCTCAAGGTCAACCTCGGCCACGGCCTGAACTACGTCAACATCCTGGCCTTCAAGGACGTGACGGGCATCAGCGAGTATTCCATCGGCCACAGCATCATCTCGCGCGCCGTGCTCACCGGCCTTTCGGAGGCCGTGAGCCGCATGGTCTCCATCGTGGAAGGCTTTACGGAATAA